A single window of Terriglobales bacterium DNA harbors:
- a CDS encoding four helix bundle protein, giving the protein MTEIYRVTRSFPKEEIYGLTSQMRRAAVSVPSNIAEGQARHSQKEFKSFLSHARGSLVEIETQVLIAQNLNYLTQKDAEPLLSRVAELGRILNGLIGAIKLRTENCSSSVP; this is encoded by the coding sequence GTGACCGAGATCTATCGGGTGACCCGCAGCTTTCCAAAAGAAGAGATTTACGGTTTGACCAGCCAGATGCGGCGCGCCGCCGTGTCGGTGCCTAGCAATATCGCTGAGGGCCAGGCGCGGCACTCACAGAAAGAATTCAAAAGCTTCTTGAGTCACGCACGCGGTTCGCTGGTGGAGATCGAAACCCAGGTGCTGATTGCACAAAACCTGAACTATCTCACACAGAAGGACGCCGAGCCGCTCTTGTCGAGGGTCGCAGAGCTTGGCCGCATTTTGAACGGCCTCATCGGCGCCATCAAACTGAGAACTGAGAACTGCTCTTCTAGTGTCCCTTAA
- the ychF gene encoding redox-regulated ATPase YchF, whose protein sequence is MKTGIIGLPQVGKTSLFKILTRAHLEAHANPREAHLGVAKVPDERLDRLAALYKPRKTVHASVEYVDVAAIGQEALKETAYLGTLRTVDALAHVLRAFDDPTIPHVGPIDPARDLKNVDFDLMVSDLGQIEKRLERLEKDLKKSKSADLEREHELLLRAKAHLEKERPLREMEMTPEDKKRVRGFMFLSEKPLLAVVNVGESADLGGELEHAAEKFGLAEAARHPHTSVTAVCGKVEAELAEMSDAEAAEFLASYGLKESGLVRLIRKTYELLGLISFFTVGEDECRAWTVARGSKAVEAAGVIHSDLAKHFIRAETVRWDDLLAAGSEAGARAAGTLRLEGKDYEVRDGDVVHVRHSG, encoded by the coding sequence ATGAAAACCGGAATCATCGGGTTACCGCAGGTGGGGAAGACGTCGCTGTTCAAGATCCTGACGCGGGCGCATCTGGAGGCGCACGCCAACCCGCGCGAGGCGCATCTGGGCGTGGCCAAAGTGCCGGACGAGCGCCTGGACCGGCTGGCCGCGCTGTATAAGCCGCGCAAGACGGTGCACGCTTCCGTCGAGTACGTGGACGTCGCGGCCATCGGCCAGGAGGCGCTGAAGGAGACCGCGTACCTCGGCACGCTGCGCACCGTGGACGCGCTGGCGCACGTGCTGCGCGCCTTCGACGATCCCACCATTCCGCACGTGGGGCCCATCGATCCGGCGCGCGATCTGAAGAACGTGGATTTCGATCTGATGGTCAGCGACCTGGGCCAGATCGAGAAGCGCCTGGAGCGATTGGAGAAAGACCTGAAGAAAAGCAAGTCGGCGGACCTGGAGCGCGAACACGAACTGCTGCTGCGCGCAAAGGCGCACCTGGAGAAAGAGCGTCCGCTGCGCGAGATGGAGATGACGCCGGAAGACAAGAAGCGCGTGCGCGGCTTCATGTTCCTGAGTGAGAAGCCGCTGCTGGCGGTGGTGAACGTGGGCGAGAGCGCCGACCTGGGCGGGGAACTGGAGCACGCGGCGGAAAAGTTCGGACTGGCGGAAGCGGCCAGGCATCCGCATACGTCGGTCACGGCGGTGTGCGGCAAGGTGGAAGCCGAACTGGCGGAGATGAGCGACGCCGAAGCCGCCGAGTTCCTGGCCAGCTATGGCCTCAAAGAAAGCGGCCTGGTACGGCTGATCCGCAAGACCTACGAACTGCTGGGACTGATCTCGTTCTTCACGGTGGGCGAGGACGAATGCCGCGCCTGGACGGTGGCCCGCGGCTCAAAGGCCGTGGAGGCGGCGGGCGTGATCCACTCCGACCTGGCCAAGCACTTCATCCGCGCCGAGACCGTGCGCTGGGACGACCTGCTGGCCGCCGGCTCCGAGGCCGGCGCCCGCGCCGCCGGAACGCTGCGGCTGGAAGGGAAGGACTACGAGGTGAGGGATGGAGACGTGGTGCATGTGAGGCACAGCGGATAA
- a CDS encoding PKD domain-containing protein, producing MTRFAKLFAITFVLVLACGVFLRGSLPQVSTGAFQSGAEMAEARTGGAAVTLDDGRLLVFGGTTASGGATNAVQVFDPASNSWSDLGVVMLDARSGHSATALADGRILLAGGENSSGPLSSLELYDPASNSFASAGTLSAARKSHGAARLPDGRVLIIGGSDGSNALASSEIYDPESGSVSAGPSMSAPRSGASVTALLDGKVLIAGGNNGEADLASTEIYNPADGSFSAGANLSVPRSGHTAILLPSNNSVLIAGGSSAGSDLSSAELYVPWTASVSATGAMSAARSGAAGSGLKQDGIALVAGGSGSQSSELYGFATVKTDERDYAPGTTVHITGTGWQPGETVTLLLHEAVEPPIHGDRMLTAVADAFGNIANSEFAPEEHDFGVRFYLTASSGASQAQTTFTDAVNINSFASDCATASDSFTSGTTVCAKATGLGSNASGKIEWWAPGAVSATRTTTFGPLNGNAIDSFAPSTCGTWTLKVYKPATTFEDDDTFEVTNCNSTPSVTANNQSFDEGTSTNYSASWSDPDAGQSHTCTIDFGDGGGPQAGTISPAQPSTSGTCSASHTYADGPNSYTITVSVSDGTASGSDTATATVNNLNPSISSVTNDGPITEGSSATITVTASDPAGVNDPLSYEFDCNNDSTYEIGPQSGNTASCSYADNGSYPVNVRVTDGDGGSATDSTTVQVNNAAPVVTAPADQTADEATSKSFSLGSFSDAGVNDGPWDVSVDWGDGSTDTTFSVASQGSLGSQSHTYADNGLYTVTVTVEDKDGDSGNTTFQVDVANLPPEITNVSNNGPVNEGSPVDITVTASDPAGAADPLSYSFDCNNDSVYEVGPQSSATGSCTFADNGTYTVGVKVDDGDGGVDTDSTVVAVNNVAPSVNAPTFSPGSSVDEGTNVTVSASFSDPGADTHTCTINFGDGSSVAGTVSETVGNPTTGTCSASHVYADDNPTGTSSDVYSATVTVTDDEGDSGNNSSNITVNNVAPNVTAAFTSTSVSCGTNNATLSFSFTDPGTDTFTASVDWGDGSGVQSLGAVTKGTTINVSHTYASAGMYNATVTVTDDDTGQGSDSNNPVTVNFTIVGGGVLPPINQDGSSIFKSKSTIPVKVKLQNCDGSYPSNLTPQIRYYLYTNNAPVGDPNEPLSTSAADTTGVMRFDSIAQQYIYNLAGKSLPDPAATYLVRITIPATNQTIDAIFGLKP from the coding sequence ATGACACGCTTCGCGAAGCTTTTCGCGATCACATTCGTTCTGGTGCTGGCCTGCGGAGTGTTCCTGCGCGGCTCGTTGCCCCAGGTTTCGACCGGCGCCTTCCAGAGCGGCGCCGAAATGGCGGAAGCCCGCACCGGCGGCGCAGCCGTCACGCTCGACGACGGCCGTCTGCTGGTCTTCGGCGGAACCACGGCGTCTGGCGGCGCGACCAACGCCGTCCAGGTCTTCGACCCCGCCTCGAACTCGTGGAGCGACCTGGGCGTGGTCATGCTCGACGCCCGCAGCGGGCACAGCGCCACGGCGCTGGCCGACGGACGCATCCTGCTGGCCGGCGGCGAAAACTCTTCCGGCCCGCTCTCCTCGCTTGAACTCTACGACCCGGCCTCCAACAGCTTCGCTTCCGCCGGCACGCTTTCCGCCGCGCGCAAGTCGCACGGCGCCGCCCGCCTGCCCGACGGCCGCGTCCTGATTATCGGCGGCTCCGATGGCTCCAACGCTTTGGCCTCATCCGAAATCTATGATCCCGAATCCGGCAGCGTCTCTGCCGGCCCCTCGATGTCCGCGCCGCGCTCCGGCGCGAGCGTGACCGCGTTGCTCGACGGCAAAGTCCTCATCGCCGGCGGTAATAACGGCGAAGCTGACCTCGCCTCCACCGAAATCTACAACCCCGCCGACGGCAGTTTCTCCGCTGGCGCCAATCTTTCGGTTCCACGCAGCGGCCATACCGCCATCCTTCTTCCTAGCAACAATTCTGTGCTGATTGCCGGCGGCTCCTCGGCCGGCTCTGATCTCTCATCCGCCGAGCTGTATGTCCCCTGGACCGCAAGCGTCAGCGCCACCGGCGCGATGTCCGCCGCGCGCTCGGGCGCTGCCGGCAGCGGGCTCAAGCAGGACGGGATTGCCCTGGTCGCCGGCGGTAGCGGCTCGCAAAGTTCCGAGCTGTATGGGTTTGCAACGGTGAAGACGGACGAGCGCGATTACGCTCCGGGAACGACGGTGCACATCACGGGCACGGGATGGCAGCCGGGCGAGACAGTGACGTTGCTCTTGCACGAAGCCGTTGAGCCGCCCATCCACGGCGACCGCATGCTTACGGCAGTGGCAGATGCCTTTGGGAATATTGCAAACAGCGAGTTCGCCCCGGAGGAGCACGACTTCGGCGTCCGGTTTTACTTGACAGCCTCTAGTGGTGCATCCCAAGCACAGACGACGTTCACAGACGCTGTCAACATCAACTCGTTCGCCTCGGATTGCGCCACGGCGTCTGACTCTTTCACCAGCGGAACTACGGTTTGCGCAAAGGCGACGGGCCTAGGCAGCAACGCTTCAGGCAAGATTGAGTGGTGGGCGCCGGGGGCTGTATCGGCAACGCGAACGACCACCTTTGGCCCGCTGAACGGCAATGCCATCGATAGCTTTGCCCCGTCGACTTGCGGCACATGGACGCTGAAGGTTTACAAGCCTGCCACCACCTTCGAAGACGACGACACGTTCGAGGTGACGAATTGCAATTCCACCCCCTCGGTCACCGCCAACAACCAGTCTTTCGACGAGGGTACCTCGACCAACTACAGCGCGAGCTGGAGCGACCCGGATGCCGGCCAGTCCCACACCTGCACGATCGACTTTGGGGACGGCGGCGGGCCTCAAGCCGGAACGATTTCTCCGGCTCAGCCTTCTACCAGCGGCACCTGCTCGGCGAGCCATACCTACGCTGATGGCCCGAACAGCTACACCATCACGGTCAGCGTAAGCGACGGAACGGCGTCCGGCAGCGACACTGCCACGGCAACCGTCAACAACCTCAACCCGTCCATCAGCAGCGTCACCAACGATGGTCCCATCACCGAAGGCTCCAGCGCCACCATCACCGTGACCGCTTCTGACCCGGCCGGGGTCAACGACCCGCTCAGCTACGAATTCGACTGCAACAACGACAGCACCTACGAAATCGGGCCGCAGTCCGGCAACACCGCCTCCTGCTCGTATGCCGATAACGGCAGTTACCCAGTGAACGTCCGCGTGACCGACGGTGACGGCGGTTCGGCCACGGATTCCACCACGGTCCAGGTGAACAACGCAGCGCCGGTGGTGACCGCGCCTGCCGACCAGACGGCCGATGAAGCCACGAGCAAGTCCTTCAGTCTCGGCTCCTTCTCCGACGCCGGCGTCAACGACGGGCCGTGGGATGTCAGCGTGGACTGGGGTGATGGCTCAACCGACACGACCTTCAGCGTGGCGTCTCAGGGTTCGCTGGGCTCACAGTCCCACACCTACGCCGACAATGGCCTGTACACAGTCACCGTGACCGTGGAAGACAAGGACGGCGACAGCGGCAACACCACCTTCCAGGTGGACGTGGCCAACCTGCCGCCGGAGATCACGAACGTTTCCAACAACGGCCCCGTGAATGAGGGCTCGCCAGTGGACATCACCGTGACGGCTTCGGACCCGGCCGGAGCTGCCGATCCGCTCAGCTACAGCTTCGACTGCAACAACGACAGCGTCTACGAAGTGGGGCCGCAGTCGAGCGCCACCGGCTCGTGCACGTTCGCCGATAACGGCACGTACACGGTGGGCGTGAAAGTGGATGACGGGGACGGTGGCGTCGACACGGATTCCACCGTGGTCGCCGTGAACAACGTGGCTCCGTCCGTCAACGCGCCGACCTTCAGTCCCGGCAGTTCGGTGGACGAAGGCACCAACGTGACCGTTTCCGCCAGCTTCAGCGACCCCGGAGCGGACACGCATACCTGCACCATCAACTTCGGCGACGGCTCCAGCGTTGCCGGCACTGTGAGTGAGACGGTCGGCAACCCGACGACCGGGACCTGCTCGGCCAGCCACGTCTACGCCGACGATAACCCCACCGGCACGTCTTCGGACGTCTACAGCGCGACCGTAACCGTCACCGACGACGAGGGCGACTCCGGAAACAACAGCAGCAACATCACCGTCAATAACGTGGCCCCGAACGTGACCGCGGCCTTCACGTCTACGTCCGTGAGCTGCGGCACCAATAACGCCACGCTCAGCTTCAGCTTCACCGACCCGGGCACGGATACCTTCACCGCTTCGGTGGATTGGGGCGATGGCTCCGGCGTGCAGTCCCTCGGCGCGGTCACGAAGGGAACGACGATCAACGTCTCCCATACCTACGCATCGGCCGGGATGTACAACGCAACGGTTACGGTGACCGATGACGACACCGGCCAGGGCTCGGACAGCAACAACCCCGTCACCGTCAACTTCACCATCGTGGGCGGCGGCGTGCTGCCTCCCATCAATCAGGATGGCTCCAGCATCTTTAAGAGCAAGAGCACTATCCCGGTGAAGGTGAAGCTGCAGAACTGCGACGGATCGTATCCCAGCAACCTGACGCCGCAGATCCGCTACTACCTCTATACCAACAATGCGCCGGTCGGCGACCCCAACGAGCCGCTTTCGACCAGCGCGGCTGACACCACGGGCGTGATGCGTTTTGACTCGATCGCGCAGCAGTACATTTACAACCTGGCAGGCAAGTCGCTGCCTGATCCGGCTGCGACATATCTGGTTCGCATAACGATTCCAGCGACCAATCAGACCATCGATGCGATCTTTGGTCTGAAACCGTAA
- a CDS encoding type II toxin-antitoxin system VapC family toxin, producing MKLLLDTHIWLWSLAEPARLGRRVRRELADRSNELWLSPVSTWEALLLKAKGRIRLRGEVAAWLARATAHLQEAPLTHEIVLAAHQLPLPHPDPADRFLAATAQVLGLTLVTADHRLLGLGEIATLANR from the coding sequence TTGAAACTGTTGCTCGATACGCACATCTGGTTGTGGAGCTTGGCCGAACCGGCTCGTCTTGGGCGACGGGTCCGCCGGGAGCTGGCCGATCGCTCGAACGAACTGTGGCTCTCTCCCGTCAGCACGTGGGAGGCGCTGTTGCTGAAAGCCAAGGGGCGCATCCGCCTGCGGGGCGAGGTGGCCGCTTGGCTGGCGCGGGCCACCGCGCATCTGCAAGAGGCGCCGCTGACGCATGAGATCGTGCTGGCAGCGCACCAGTTGCCGCTGCCCCATCCAGATCCCGCCGACCGCTTCCTGGCCGCCACGGCTCAAGTGTTGGGCCTAACCCTGGTCACGGCGGACCACCGGTTGCTGGGGCTGGGAGAGATTGCGACCCTGGCCAATCGCTGA
- a CDS encoding type II toxin-antitoxin system Phd/YefM family antitoxin: MKDVAISEFKAKCLALLEQVRRTRRPIRVTRFGKPVAELVPPSPAAGGAEWLGSMADTLAITGDIVAPVIEETDFEALRD; encoded by the coding sequence ATGAAAGACGTGGCCATCTCCGAGTTCAAGGCCAAGTGCCTGGCGCTGCTGGAGCAGGTCCGCCGCACCCGGAGGCCGATCCGGGTCACGCGCTTCGGCAAGCCGGTGGCCGAGCTAGTTCCGCCGTCGCCTGCGGCCGGGGGCGCTGAGTGGCTGGGGTCCATGGCGGACACCCTGGCGATCACCGGCGACATTGTGGCCCCGGTCATCGAGGAGACCGACTTCGAGGCGCTGCGCGATTGA
- a CDS encoding DUF4149 domain-containing protein encodes MTQSLRFLMLAALVVWLGGIVFFGAVVAPTLFSVLPSRHLAGTVVVEALTRLHFMGMAAGALFAACSMIHGRLTAGYARPFAVRHLLIYAMLVLTLVSQFLLMPKMKVLRAAMVEIDRVPADDPRRVEFNRLHRQSTQIEGAVLLLGAGVIMSLARVRPR; translated from the coding sequence ATGACTCAATCCCTGCGTTTCCTGATGCTGGCGGCGCTGGTGGTATGGCTGGGCGGGATCGTGTTCTTTGGCGCAGTGGTGGCGCCCACGCTGTTCAGCGTGCTGCCGTCGCGGCATCTGGCGGGCACGGTGGTGGTGGAGGCGCTGACGCGGTTGCACTTCATGGGGATGGCCGCGGGCGCGCTGTTTGCGGCCTGCTCGATGATCCACGGGCGGCTGACTGCAGGGTATGCGCGGCCGTTCGCGGTGCGCCACCTGCTGATCTACGCCATGCTGGTGTTGACGCTCGTCTCACAATTCCTCCTCATGCCGAAGATGAAAGTGTTGCGGGCGGCGATGGTGGAGATCGACAGAGTGCCAGCCGACGACCCACGGCGAGTGGAATTCAACCGCCTGCACAGGCAATCGACGCAGATCGAAGGCGCGGTGCTGCTGTTGGGCGCGGGCGTAATAATGTCGCTGGCGCGAGTGCGGCCAAGGTGA
- a CDS encoding MoxR family ATPase, translated as MATGTQSGMETRAARVARLEQALRTVIRGKDDVVRLALVGILARGHLLIEGVPGVGKTTLAHALARALDCSFQRIQFTSDMLPSDVVGISIYSAQEQRFEFKPGPVFTNVLLADEINRTTPKTQSALLEAMNEGQVTVDSRSYTLPQPFLVIATQNPVEHHGTYPLPESQMDRFLMRVSMGYPEAASERQILRSEAGMAQLEHLRPVMTGADVTAMQEEVAQVKVDDALVDYTLEIVQRTRDSEHLSLGVSPRGALMLYRAAQALAYVEGRSFAQPSDFKSLAVPVFAHRVVVNARYASTLKKSEQAEQILKDIVESVPVPV; from the coding sequence TTGGCGACCGGCACACAGAGCGGGATGGAGACGCGGGCGGCGCGAGTGGCGCGGCTGGAACAGGCGCTGCGCACGGTGATCCGCGGCAAGGATGACGTGGTGCGCCTGGCGCTGGTGGGCATCCTGGCGCGCGGACATCTGCTCATCGAGGGCGTGCCCGGCGTGGGCAAGACCACGCTGGCGCACGCGCTGGCGCGGGCGCTGGACTGCAGCTTCCAGCGCATCCAGTTCACCAGCGACATGCTGCCCTCCGACGTAGTGGGCATCTCCATCTACTCGGCACAGGAACAGCGCTTCGAGTTCAAGCCCGGGCCGGTGTTCACCAACGTGCTGCTGGCGGATGAGATCAACCGCACCACGCCCAAGACGCAGTCGGCGCTGCTGGAAGCGATGAACGAAGGCCAGGTGACGGTGGACAGCCGCAGCTACACGCTGCCGCAGCCATTCCTGGTGATCGCCACGCAGAACCCGGTGGAGCATCACGGGACGTATCCGTTGCCGGAGTCGCAGATGGACCGCTTCCTGATGCGGGTCTCGATGGGCTATCCGGAGGCGGCCAGCGAGCGGCAGATCCTGCGCTCGGAAGCGGGCATGGCGCAGCTCGAGCACCTGCGGCCGGTCATGACCGGCGCCGACGTCACCGCCATGCAGGAGGAAGTCGCGCAGGTGAAGGTGGACGACGCGCTGGTGGATTACACGCTGGAAATCGTCCAGCGCACGCGCGATTCGGAGCACCTCTCGCTCGGGGTCTCGCCGCGGGGCGCGCTCATGCTCTACCGCGCGGCCCAGGCGCTGGCCTACGTGGAAGGACGCAGCTTCGCGCAGCCCTCCGACTTCAAGTCTCTGGCCGTTCCGGTGTTCGCCCACCGCGTGGTGGTCAACGCGCGCTATGCCTCCACGCTCAAGAAGAGCGAGCAGGCGGAGCAGATCCTGAAGGACATCGTAGAATCGGTACCCGTACCGGTGTAA
- a CDS encoding OsmC family protein, giving the protein MERQASAVWKGGLKDGKGTISAPSGVLKDTPYSFTTRFENTPGTNPEELVAAAHAGCFSMALSAQLGNAGMTPESIRTNARLTMEKLEAGWTVTAIHLDVTAKIPGGDKGKFETAAANAKAGCPISRLLNAKITMEAKLES; this is encoded by the coding sequence ATGGAGCGGCAGGCGAGTGCGGTGTGGAAAGGCGGACTGAAAGACGGCAAGGGCACGATCTCAGCGCCCAGCGGAGTGCTGAAGGACACTCCGTATTCGTTCACCACGCGCTTCGAGAACACTCCGGGCACGAACCCGGAAGAACTGGTGGCGGCGGCGCACGCGGGATGCTTCTCCATGGCGCTCTCGGCGCAACTGGGCAATGCGGGGATGACGCCGGAGAGCATCCGCACCAACGCCAGACTGACGATGGAGAAACTGGAGGCGGGGTGGACGGTGACGGCCATCCATCTGGATGTGACGGCGAAGATTCCCGGCGGCGACAAGGGCAAGTTTGAGACGGCGGCGGCCAACGCCAAGGCGGGTTGTCCGATCTCGCGGCTGCTGAACGCCAAGATCACCATGGAGGCGAAGCTGGAAAGCTAG
- a CDS encoding nuclear transport factor 2 family protein produces MSSAANPYEDAEVVIWKLSEQWMRDWNAGDLDKVVDLYAKDALYLPAHDDPIHGRARIREFLRGSLEKGASDFTLQIDFIQRAGDLAYDVGRYAVSLHQDDGSRKRDRGRYLVVWQRQAAGDWRMLVFAAWSSEEPRKQ; encoded by the coding sequence GTGAGCAGTGCCGCCAATCCGTACGAGGACGCCGAAGTCGTCATCTGGAAGCTGAGCGAGCAGTGGATGCGCGACTGGAACGCCGGCGACCTCGACAAGGTGGTCGACCTCTACGCCAAAGACGCGCTCTACCTGCCGGCGCACGATGATCCTATCCACGGGCGGGCGCGCATCCGCGAGTTCCTGCGCGGGTCGCTGGAAAAGGGCGCGAGCGACTTCACGCTGCAGATCGACTTCATCCAGCGCGCCGGCGACCTGGCCTACGACGTGGGCCGCTATGCCGTGAGCCTGCACCAGGACGACGGCAGCCGGAAACGCGACCGCGGCCGCTACCTGGTGGTGTGGCAGCGGCAAGCGGCGGGCGACTGGCGCATGCTGGTGTTCGCCGCCTGGTCGAGCGAAGAACCCAGAAAGCAGTGA